From the Brassica napus cultivar Da-Ae chromosome A8, Da-Ae, whole genome shotgun sequence genome, one window contains:
- the LOC125576959 gene encoding uncharacterized protein LOC125576959 produces the protein MGTDRSCPRCAGTAKNNKLFNGKVVSPIDTLQHASLEAECWRKANENEGANEDYNNPPTTEVETVFRRIPRITTCQIDASWIIDNGSVSGFGWSLKDQIGFEYFGIHACSRSLSALNPEIESLLWAASCMRDMRITSIRFETDCSDLIDMTRNPTFTTKIKVF, from the exons ATGGGCACCGATAGGAGTTGTCCTAGATGTGCTGGCACA GCGAAGAACAACAAACTCTTTAATGGAAAAGTCGTATCTCCGATTGACACTCTCCAGCACGCGTCTCTTGAGGCAGAATGTTGGAGGAAAGCTAACGAAAACGAGGGAGCAAACGAGGATTATAACAACCCTCCTACTACAGAGGTTGAGACAGTGTTCCGTCGGATACCTCGAATCACAACCTGTCAAATTGATGCATCATGGATCATCGATAATGGCAGTGTTAGTGGTTTTgggtggagtcttaaggatcaaataggttttgaatattttggaATACATGCGTGCAGCAGGAGTCTCTCAGCTTTGAATCCTGAGATAGAAAGTTTACTTTGGGCAGCCTCATGTATGAGAGATATGAGGATAACCTCGATACGGTTCGAGACGGACTGTTCGGACCTAATAGACATGACTAGAAACCCAACATTCACGACAAAGATCAAGGTGTTCTAG